In one window of Coralliovum pocilloporae DNA:
- a CDS encoding adenosine kinase encodes MTDTKFDVLGIGNAIVDIIARENDDFLASHDMVKGSMMLIDEAQADSIYNDMGPATEISGGSAGNTIAGVASFGGRAAYFGKVADDELGRIFRHDIRAIGVHFETAPLTEGLGTARSMILVTPDGERTMNTFLGACGALGPDDIDAEIVGASAITYMEGYLWDPEEAKKAFLKAADIAHARGRKTALTLSDSFCVDRYRDEFIGLLRDNHIDYLFANEAELKSLYQTSDFQSAVDAIRKDCALAAVTIGEKGALAIAGDAVYESSAFPVEEIVDLTGAGDLFAAGFMTALTRDKSLDDALELGCLAASEVISHLGARPNTSLKELAGQKGIEL; translated from the coding sequence ATGACTGACACGAAATTTGATGTTCTTGGCATCGGAAATGCCATTGTCGATATTATCGCTCGTGAGAACGATGATTTTCTCGCCAGTCATGACATGGTCAAGGGCTCCATGATGCTGATCGATGAGGCGCAGGCCGATTCAATCTATAATGACATGGGCCCTGCAACGGAAATTTCTGGCGGTAGCGCAGGCAACACAATTGCCGGTGTGGCGTCCTTCGGCGGTCGGGCAGCCTATTTCGGCAAGGTTGCGGATGATGAGCTGGGCCGGATTTTCCGGCATGATATCCGGGCCATCGGCGTTCATTTCGAAACAGCACCACTGACGGAGGGCCTGGGCACGGCGCGCAGCATGATTCTGGTCACGCCGGACGGAGAGCGGACCATGAACACCTTCCTTGGAGCCTGCGGTGCGCTGGGGCCGGATGATATTGATGCGGAAATCGTCGGGGCTTCTGCCATCACCTATATGGAAGGCTATCTCTGGGACCCGGAAGAAGCCAAGAAGGCGTTTCTCAAGGCAGCGGACATTGCACACGCCCGAGGTCGGAAAACCGCGCTGACCCTGTCTGATTCCTTCTGTGTCGACCGGTATCGCGATGAGTTCATCGGCCTCCTGCGTGATAATCACATTGATTATCTCTTCGCCAATGAGGCCGAGTTGAAATCGCTCTACCAGACATCGGATTTCCAGTCCGCCGTTGATGCTATCCGCAAGGATTGTGCCTTGGCGGCTGTAACCATCGGTGAAAAAGGTGCGCTGGCAATTGCAGGAGATGCTGTTTACGAGAGCTCAGCATTCCCGGTTGAGGAAATTGTTGATCTGACCGGAGCTGGTGATCTGTTTGCCGCTGGTTTCATGACGGCTCTGACCCGTGACAAATCCCTTGATGATGCTCTGGAACTGGGATGTCTGGCAGCCTCAGAGGTTATTTCTCATCTGGGTGCCCGACCAAACACGTCTCTGAAAGAGCTGGCCGGGCAAAAAGGCATCGAGCTTTAA
- a CDS encoding sulfate transporter family protein, with amino-acid sequence MISAALLALSDLFTPPFRSVLFKSLGLTAALLVVIWIGAQGLLEAFLVVPYPWLDTTIAILAGIGVFLGLVFLVPPITSAIAGFFLDEIAQTVEQTRYPHDAPGRELPLAKSLALTAKFTLMVIAVNLFVLLLTLLPGINFIAFFIANGYLLGREYFELAAMRFHSVEEAKAMRQDNGARVFFAGVIIAGFVAIPIVNLLTPLFATAFMVHMHKRIDRRARDKRA; translated from the coding sequence ATGATTTCCGCCGCGCTGCTTGCCTTGAGCGACCTCTTTACGCCACCCTTCCGATCGGTCCTGTTCAAATCCCTCGGTTTGACCGCAGCCCTTCTCGTCGTGATCTGGATTGGAGCGCAAGGTCTGCTCGAAGCCTTTCTTGTGGTCCCCTATCCATGGCTTGATACGACCATCGCCATTCTGGCAGGAATTGGTGTTTTTCTGGGGCTCGTTTTTCTCGTGCCACCCATTACGTCAGCGATTGCTGGCTTTTTTCTCGACGAGATCGCCCAGACTGTCGAACAGACCCGCTATCCGCATGACGCACCTGGACGCGAACTGCCCTTGGCGAAGTCTCTCGCCCTGACCGCCAAATTCACCCTTATGGTGATTGCGGTGAACCTGTTCGTTCTCCTGTTGACCCTTTTGCCCGGCATCAACTTCATCGCTTTCTTCATCGCGAACGGCTATCTGCTCGGGCGGGAATATTTCGAGCTGGCTGCCATGCGGTTTCATTCCGTCGAAGAAGCCAAGGCGATGCGGCAGGACAATGGTGCACGCGTCTTCTTCGCAGGTGTCATCATTGCCGGTTTCGTTGCAATTCCTATCGTCAACCTGCTGACCCCGCTCTTCGCCACCGCCTTTATGGTGCATATGCACAAGCGGATTGACCGCAGAGCAAGAGACAAGAGAGCCTGA
- the cysK gene encoding cysteine synthase A: MTETSNKTPGRGRIYGSITDTIGDTPLVRLDRFAAQHGVKAELLAKLEFFNPIASVKDRIGVAMIDALEADGTIAPGESTLIEPTSGNTGIALAFVAAARGYRLILVMPETMSVERRKMLKLLGAELVLTEGAKGMKGAVARAEELVGEIDGAIIPQQFQNPANPAIHRSTTAEEIWNDTDGTVDAFVAGIGTGGTITGVGQVLKERNPDIKIVAVEPTDSPILSGGNPGPHKIQGIGAGFVPDVLDTDVYDEVVTISNEDAMSTARALAAVEGIPVGISSGAAVAAAIAIGKRDEMAGKRIVLIIPSFAERYLSTALFDELI, translated from the coding sequence ATGACAGAGACATCAAACAAGACACCCGGGCGGGGCCGGATTTACGGCTCCATTACTGACACGATTGGCGATACGCCCCTTGTCCGTCTTGATCGCTTTGCTGCACAGCATGGCGTCAAGGCCGAACTTCTGGCCAAACTCGAATTCTTCAATCCAATCGCCAGCGTCAAGGACCGCATCGGCGTTGCCATGATTGATGCATTGGAAGCTGATGGCACAATTGCGCCCGGCGAGAGCACCCTGATTGAGCCCACATCCGGCAATACGGGCATCGCCCTTGCTTTTGTGGCTGCTGCCCGCGGCTACCGGCTGATACTGGTCATGCCGGAAACCATGTCGGTTGAGCGCCGCAAAATGCTGAAGCTGCTTGGCGCGGAGCTGGTTCTGACTGAAGGCGCAAAAGGCATGAAAGGCGCTGTTGCCCGTGCCGAGGAGCTGGTTGGAGAAATCGACGGCGCGATTATTCCGCAACAGTTTCAGAACCCGGCCAATCCGGCTATCCATCGCAGCACCACAGCGGAAGAAATCTGGAACGACACAGACGGCACAGTTGATGCCTTTGTTGCCGGGATCGGAACAGGCGGCACGATTACAGGTGTTGGCCAGGTGCTGAAAGAGCGCAACCCGGATATCAAGATAGTTGCGGTTGAGCCAACGGACAGCCCGATCCTGTCTGGCGGCAATCCGGGCCCGCACAAGATCCAGGGCATCGGCGCAGGGTTTGTGCCCGATGTGCTCGATACAGATGTCTATGATGAAGTGGTCACAATCAGCAATGAAGACGCCATGTCGACCGCACGCGCGCTCGCTGCTGTAGAAGGGATTCCGGTAGGTATCTCGTCAGGTGCTGCGGTTGCCGCAGCCATTGCCATCGGCAAGCGGGATGAAATGGCAGGCAAGCGTATTGTGCTGATCATCCCGTCCTTTGCAGAGCGCTATCTCTCCACAGCCCTGTTTGACGAACTTATCTAG